In Primulina huaijiensis isolate GDHJ02 chromosome 6, ASM1229523v2, whole genome shotgun sequence, a single window of DNA contains:
- the LOC140978466 gene encoding uncharacterized protein, translating into LFLTSSGCNLLSQCCNSYEYCVSCCLNPALTDKESSLKVKIAKPVTAGFYLSVFDFCAGRCRHNSESVVHENAYLSEYHHCFTIPSNSSGSSGTQVEARLVGINIIIGSQGESCDSVCKSNGQSCVPNKLALLNQCEIIQKYMSCKGSCLSSVGADQPAEVVDDAPKHLNPGACLYTKTPSVLSCNGSHRHTKRLCPCA; encoded by the exons TTATTCTTAACAAGCAGTGGATGCAATCTTCTTTCACAGTGTTGCAACTCATATGAGTATTGTGTTTCATGCTGCTTGAATCCGGCCTTG ACTGATAAAGAATCATCCCTAAAAGTCAAAATAGCCAAGCCTGTGACTGCTG GATTCTATTTAAGTGTTTTTGACTTTTGTGCTGGGAGATGTCGCCATAATTCTGAGAGTGTG GTGCATGAAAATGCTTATTTGAGTGAATATCATCATTGTTTTACCATTCCATCAAATTCATCAG GATCTTCTGGTACACAAGTAgaagcaagactggttgggaTCAATATCATTATAGGAAG TCAAGGGGAATCATGTGATTCAGTTTGCAAGTCTAATGGACAATCTTGTGTGCCCAACAAATTGGCGCTGCTTAATCAGTGTGAAAT CATTCAAAAATATATGAGCTGCAAAGGTTCCTGTTTGTCAAGCGTTGGAGCTGATCAACCGGCTGAAGTTGTAGATGATGCTCCAAAACATCTG AATCCAGGAGCTTGCTTGTACACAAAGACACCATCTGTGCTTTCTTGCAATGGTTCACATAGGCATACAAAGAGGCTTTGCCCTTGTGCATAA
- the LOC140978465 gene encoding tetrapyrrole-binding protein, chloroplastic-like → MTLQFSLLSYLSFVISYHFIPSLYSSLQSNNFSFSLKILIPPLMATNLFESIYHHTSPCRRHSSTDSFPTAGANICFFLKPTTTTTTTVPLSRATTSPISSVTYSTPTTDPSTSQNISFDLLQQHLSDQNFRQADEETRRLLIVLAGESAQKRGYIFFSEVQFIPESDLKTIDELWRKYSDNKFGYSVQKKIWKKVNKDFTKFFIKVVWMKKLESSEIEQYNYRSFPTEFMWDMDENMVEGHLPLTNALRGTQLLNCILNHKAFEDEENEEEEEEEEGGGEEEERISSKPLGRTFKTSYSF, encoded by the coding sequence atgACATTACAATTTTCACTCCTTTCTTATCTCTCTTTCGTCATTTCATATCACTTCATTCCCTCCCTCTATTCTTCTCTCCAATCCAATAATTTTAGTTTCTCCCTCAAAATCTTGATCCCACCTCTGATGGCCACCAATCTTTTCGAGTCCATTTACCACCACACTTCTCCATGCCGGCGCCACTCCTCCACAGACTCCTTCCCCACCGCCGGCGCCAACATTTGTTTCTTCCTTAaacccaccaccaccaccaccaccaccgtcCCCCTATCACGCGCCACCACTTCCCCTATCTCCTCCGTCACCTATTCCACACCCACCACCGACCCCTCCACCTCCCAGAACATTTCATTCGACCTCCTCCAACAACACCTATCCGACCAAAACTTCCGGCAAGCTGACGAGGAGACCCGCCGCTTGCTGATCGTCCTCGCAGGAGAATCAGCGCAGAAGCGAGGCTATATCTTCTTCTCTGAGGTACAGTTCATCCCAGAGTCCGACCTCAAGACCATCGACGAGCTCTGGAGGAAGTACAGCGACAACAAATTCGGATACAGTGTACAGAAGAAGATATGGAAGAAAGTGAATAAAGACTTCACTAAGTTCTTCATCAAAGTGGTGTGGATGAAGAAGCTTGAAAGCTCTGAAATTGAACAGTACAATTACAGGTCTTTTCCTACAGAATTCATGTGGGACATGGATGAAAATATGGTGGAGGGTCATCTGCCATTGACGAATGCGCTCAGAGGAACGCAGCTTCTGAACtgtattctgaatcacaaagctTTTGAAGACGAAGAAAacgaggaagaagaagaagaagaagaaggaggaggagaagaagaagaaagaattaGCAGCAAACCGTTGGGCAGAACATTTAAGACAAGCTACTCATTTTAA
- the LOC140978467 gene encoding calmodulin-like protein 3 — translation MPTILLWIFLVYKLLNTVILYLIPKKLRAYFPFSWHLFSHQNQQEQQQYTKKIPVSPLANVSRRMEASELKRVFQMFDRNGDGRITKEELNESLENMGILIPDKELSLMIEKIDVNLDGCVDIDEFGNLYQNIVDERHEEEDMREAFDVFDRDRDGFISVDELKYVLGSLGLKQGGGVEDCKKMIMKVDADGDGLVDFKEFQMMMKGGGFL, via the coding sequence ATGCCAACCATTTTGTTGTGGATTTTCCTCGTATACAAGCTCTTGAACACCGTTATCTTGTACTTGATACCCAAGAAATTGAGGGCCTACTTCCCCTTTTCTTGGCACCTGTTCTCGCATCAAAACCAGCAGGAGCAACAACAATATACCAAGAAAATCCCGGTGTCACCGTTGGCTAACGTTTCACGTCGCATGGAAGCGAGTGAGCTCAAGAGGGTGTTCCAAATGTTTGATCGGAACGGGGACGGGAGGATCACGAAGGAGGAGCTGAACGAGTCATTGGAGAACATGGGAATCTTGATCCCGGATAAGGAGCTAAGCCTGATGATTGAGAAGATCGATGTAAACTTAGATGGATGTGTTGATATTGATGAGTTTGGGAATTTGTATCAAAACATTGTGGATGAGAGGCATGAGGAGGAAGATATGAGAGAGGCGTTCGACGTTTTCGACAGGGATCGAGATGGTTTTATCAGCGTGGATGAGCTGAAATACGTTTTGGGATCCCTTGGATTGAAGCAAGGAGGGGGTGTCGAGGATTGCAAGAAGATGATAATGAAGGTGGATGCGGATGGAGATGGTTTGGTCGATTTTAAGGAGTTTCAGATGATGATGAAAGGGGGAGGATTCCTTTGA